The proteins below are encoded in one region of Paramisgurnus dabryanus chromosome 2, PD_genome_1.1, whole genome shotgun sequence:
- the LOC135783545 gene encoding HMG domain-containing protein 3-like: MTSPRMKMEYPKQFFPLEKTCQLCIGHPALAEAVLVTKKARIVSMMGLIDNISTYHSICPQCNMEYRYQEWKEGLHNFDNHIFLTLEFCVFLRENVTNHVSVSRVVDSLEGLRGEKYPSRNIIFHAYCHFEALTDTEYTYSCVNCGFYPPVVVMDLHRKGVFKLAVSDLKAPPDDYNGEHDIDSYWNSVHLAMISQGFFQSSANNPFTVSPSYEHWAPWIGSETRSGTVLNTEFKKVPTCSSSTEAQLSSVTEDHLIDELAKQKVGVVRKLCKACNIDTKGSRLDLITRLKENMKSRQTYDKVFQSIWGASGGWSVILCPHGIAYSIKFNLRAESPRDFADLLLS; the protein is encoded by the exons ATGACATCACCAAGAATGAAAATGGAATACCCAAAACAGTTCTTTCCTCTTGAGAAAACATGCCAGTTATGCATTGGACATCCTGCACTTGCAGAGGCAGTACTAGTGACTAAAAAGGCTAGGATTGTCAGCATGATGGGCTTGATAGACA ATATTTCAACATACCACAGTATATGTCCACAGTGCAACATGGAGTATAGGTATCAGGAGTGGAAAGAAGGTCTTCACAACTTTGACAACCACATTTTTCTCACCCTTGAATTTTGTGTGTTCCTCAGAGAAAATGTTACA AACCATGTGTCTGTATCAAGAGTTGTGGATTCATTGGAGGGGTTAAGAGGAGAGAAGTACCCATCCAGGAATATCATTTTCCATGCCTATTGCCACTTTGAGGCTTTGACTGACACTGAGTATACTTACTCCTGTGTCAATTGTGGTTTTTACCCACCTGTGGTAGTCATGGACTTACACAGAAAAGGGGTTTTTAAGCTGGCAG TCAGTGATCTCAAGGCACCTCCTGATGACTACAACGGTGAACATGACATTGACAGTTATTGGAATTCTGTTCATCTTGCAATGATAAGTCAAGGTTTTTTCCAAA GCAGTGCAAACAACCCTTTCACTGTCAGCCCAAGCTATGAACACTGGGCACCCTGGATTGGGAGTGAAACGCGAAGTGGCACTGTTCTTAACACTGAGTTCAAAAAAGTGCCAACATGCTCTTCTTCAACTGAAGCACAGCTGAGCAGTGTTACTGAGGACCATCTGATTGATGAGCTGGCAAAACAAAAG gTTGGAGTTGTGAGAAAATTGTGCAAAGCCTGCAACATCGACACCAAGGGCTCCCGCCTTGATCTCATAACAAGATTAAAGGAGAACATGAAGAGCAGGCAAACTTACGACAAGGTCTTTCAAAGCATATGGGGTGCATCTG GTGGATGGTCTGTAATACTTTGCCCACATGGCATTGCATACAGCATCAAATTTAACCTGCGTGCAGAAAGTCCCAGGGACTTTGCTGACCTTCTGCTTTCCTGA
- the LOC135783544 gene encoding uncharacterized protein isoform X2, producing the protein MPFQPYEGRLSEPTEENVKAARDGKLQVSLSWLHERVHCKKENAHPVTGSTEHYVLYDRFHEKNATDPKDILRRIQLVPELKGWFNSQVAEQFFAKMRKSNYFFNNMAPSTHVFLMRSVIHHHNTSTNKALLEKQLNTGRRLELLSTITLSALGQAVIAQQSDASKRQSTTVVAQSSSATEVGHCGQHCATLTAISNLRPCRTSWAARGDHPLQEQLISYVLDERRPVKEIIIKDGPTCLTRENLITLGLNRFMDSMVGNACLRLVKEMVDLQGKNVFIISLHIPPTWLPPLNCDPLCSLPVDSTEKDALVFPLWTQGHFMLCGCCTKSHSWAMERTVSPGC; encoded by the exons ATGCCTTTCCAGCCTTATGAGGGCAGACTCTCTGAACCCACAGAAGAGAATGTTAAAGCTGCCAGGGATGGAAAATTACAGGTTTCACTATCATGGCTACATGAAAGGGTGCACTGTAAGAAGGAAAATGCTCATCCAGTCACTGGGTCTACTGAGCACTATGTGCTATATGATCGATTCCATGAGAAGAATGCCACTGATCCAAAGGACATACTGCGCAGGATCCAACTTGTCCCTGAGCTGAAAGGATGGTTTAATAGCCAAGTTGCTGAGCAGTTCTTTGCCAAAATGCGCAAAAGTAACTACTTCTTCAACAACATGGCTCCATCAACCCATGTATTTCTTATGAGAAGTGTTATCCATCATCATAACACCTCCACAAATAAAGCACTTCTGGAGAAGCAGTTAAATACTGGACGCCGACTGGAGCTTCTGAGCACCATCACCCTATCTGCTTTGGGACAAGCTGTCATAG CCCAACAGTCGGATGCATCAAAACGTCAAAGCACAACTGTGGTGGCCCAGTCATCTTCAGCAACAG AAGTTGGCCATTGTGGGCAGCATTGTGCAACACTTACGGCCATCAGCAACCTTAGGCCCTGCAGAACATCATGGGCAGCTAGAGGAGATCATCCCCTCCAAGAACAACTG ATCAGCTATGTCCTGGATGAGCGTAGGCCTGTCAaagaaataattattaaagATGGTCCCACGTGTTTGACCAGGGAGAATCTGATAACTTTAGGGCTAAACCGATTTATGGACTCAATG GTGGGAAATGCCTGTTTGAGGCTTGTGAAGGAGATGGTCGATTTACAG GGGAAAAATGTCTTTATTATCAGCCTCCACATCCCCCCAACATGGCTCCCACCCTTGAATTGTGACCCTCTATGCAGTCTTCCT GTCGACTCCACAGAGAAAGATGCACTTGTTTTCCCGCTGTGGACACAAGGGCATTTTATGCTATGT GGCTGTTGCACAAAATCTCATTCCTGGGCCATGGAAAGAACAGTCAGCCCTGGATGTTGA
- the LOC135783544 gene encoding uncharacterized protein isoform X1: MPFQPYEGRLSEPTEENVKAARDGKLQVSLSWLHERVHCKKENAHPVTGSTEHYVLYDRFHEKNATDPKDILRRIQLVPELKGWFNSQVAEQFFAKMRKSNYFFNNMAPSTHVFLMRSVIHHHNTSTNKALLEKQLNTGRRLELLSTITLSALGQAVIAQQSDASKRQSTTVVAQSSSATEVGHCGQHCATLTAISNLRPCRTSWAARGDHPLQEQLISYVLDERRPVKEIIIKDGPTCLTRENLITLGLNRFMDSMVGNACLRLVKEMVDLQGKNVFIISLHIPPTWLPPLNCDPLCSLPVDSTEKDALVFPLWTQGHFMLCVMMPLKREILFLHSLNTQRKQSFGHKPYRDILRLQQDDIFRQSCSPDLPMLIHLFLAVTFPWLAYANASSDSHVPLTCPC; encoded by the exons ATGCCTTTCCAGCCTTATGAGGGCAGACTCTCTGAACCCACAGAAGAGAATGTTAAAGCTGCCAGGGATGGAAAATTACAGGTTTCACTATCATGGCTACATGAAAGGGTGCACTGTAAGAAGGAAAATGCTCATCCAGTCACTGGGTCTACTGAGCACTATGTGCTATATGATCGATTCCATGAGAAGAATGCCACTGATCCAAAGGACATACTGCGCAGGATCCAACTTGTCCCTGAGCTGAAAGGATGGTTTAATAGCCAAGTTGCTGAGCAGTTCTTTGCCAAAATGCGCAAAAGTAACTACTTCTTCAACAACATGGCTCCATCAACCCATGTATTTCTTATGAGAAGTGTTATCCATCATCATAACACCTCCACAAATAAAGCACTTCTGGAGAAGCAGTTAAATACTGGACGCCGACTGGAGCTTCTGAGCACCATCACCCTATCTGCTTTGGGACAAGCTGTCATAG CCCAACAGTCGGATGCATCAAAACGTCAAAGCACAACTGTGGTGGCCCAGTCATCTTCAGCAACAG AAGTTGGCCATTGTGGGCAGCATTGTGCAACACTTACGGCCATCAGCAACCTTAGGCCCTGCAGAACATCATGGGCAGCTAGAGGAGATCATCCCCTCCAAGAACAACTG ATCAGCTATGTCCTGGATGAGCGTAGGCCTGTCAaagaaataattattaaagATGGTCCCACGTGTTTGACCAGGGAGAATCTGATAACTTTAGGGCTAAACCGATTTATGGACTCAATG GTGGGAAATGCCTGTTTGAGGCTTGTGAAGGAGATGGTCGATTTACAG GGGAAAAATGTCTTTATTATCAGCCTCCACATCCCCCCAACATGGCTCCCACCCTTGAATTGTGACCCTCTATGCAGTCTTCCT GTCGACTCCACAGAGAAAGATGCACTTGTTTTCCCGCTGTGGACACAAGGGCATTTTATGCTATGT GTGATGATGCCACTCAAAAGAGAAATACTGTTCCTCCATTCGCTGAATACCCAGCGAAAGCAAAGCTTTGGTCACAAGCCCTACCGAGACATCTTGAGGTTACAACAGGATGATATATTTCGGCAGTCATGTTCCCCTGACTTGCCCATGTTAATACATCTATTCTTGGCGGTCACGTTCCCCTGGCTTGCCTATGCTAATGCATCTTCCGACAGTCACGTTCCCCTGACTTGTCCATGTTAA
- the LOC135783544 gene encoding uncharacterized protein isoform X3, with amino-acid sequence MPFQPYEGRLSEPTEENVKAARDGKLQVSLSWLHERVHCKKENAHPVTGSTEHYVLYDRFHEKNATDPKDILRRIQLVPELKGWFNSQVAEQFFAKMRKSNYFFNNMAPSTHVFLMRSVIHHHNTSTNKALLEKQLNTGRRLELLSTITLSALGQAVIAQQSDASKRQSTTVVAQSSSATEVGHCGQHCATLTAISNLRPCRTSWAARGDHPLQEQLISYVLDERRPVKEIIIKDGPTCLTRENLITLGLNRFMDSMVGNACLRLVKEMVDLQGKNVFIISLHIPPTWLPPLNCDPLCSLPGCCTKSHSWAMERTVSPGC; translated from the exons ATGCCTTTCCAGCCTTATGAGGGCAGACTCTCTGAACCCACAGAAGAGAATGTTAAAGCTGCCAGGGATGGAAAATTACAGGTTTCACTATCATGGCTACATGAAAGGGTGCACTGTAAGAAGGAAAATGCTCATCCAGTCACTGGGTCTACTGAGCACTATGTGCTATATGATCGATTCCATGAGAAGAATGCCACTGATCCAAAGGACATACTGCGCAGGATCCAACTTGTCCCTGAGCTGAAAGGATGGTTTAATAGCCAAGTTGCTGAGCAGTTCTTTGCCAAAATGCGCAAAAGTAACTACTTCTTCAACAACATGGCTCCATCAACCCATGTATTTCTTATGAGAAGTGTTATCCATCATCATAACACCTCCACAAATAAAGCACTTCTGGAGAAGCAGTTAAATACTGGACGCCGACTGGAGCTTCTGAGCACCATCACCCTATCTGCTTTGGGACAAGCTGTCATAG CCCAACAGTCGGATGCATCAAAACGTCAAAGCACAACTGTGGTGGCCCAGTCATCTTCAGCAACAG AAGTTGGCCATTGTGGGCAGCATTGTGCAACACTTACGGCCATCAGCAACCTTAGGCCCTGCAGAACATCATGGGCAGCTAGAGGAGATCATCCCCTCCAAGAACAACTG ATCAGCTATGTCCTGGATGAGCGTAGGCCTGTCAaagaaataattattaaagATGGTCCCACGTGTTTGACCAGGGAGAATCTGATAACTTTAGGGCTAAACCGATTTATGGACTCAATG GTGGGAAATGCCTGTTTGAGGCTTGTGAAGGAGATGGTCGATTTACAG GGGAAAAATGTCTTTATTATCAGCCTCCACATCCCCCCAACATGGCTCCCACCCTTGAATTGTGACCCTCTATGCAGTCTTCCT GGCTGTTGCACAAAATCTCATTCCTGGGCCATGGAAAGAACAGTCAGCCCTGGATGTTGA